From Paraglaciecola sp. L1A13:
TCGCTCTCGACCGTTGCTAAGGCTTGGGCTGCTGCTTCCGCGACTTCTTCATCAGGCGCGTTTTCTTGCATTAATAGTTCGTCAGAATCGGGTGCGTTTTCAAACACCTTAATTCCCATATCGTTAATCATGCGAATGATGTCTTCGATCTGATCTGAGTCAACTATGTCTTGTGGCAGGTGATCATTTACTTCGGCAAAGGTCAAGTAGCCTTGTTCTTTACCTTTTGCAATGAGGAGTTTTATCTGCGATTGCTTGCTTTGCACCATATACCTTACACTTCTCGATTTGGGTTAAAAATGCATCCCGAGTGCGATGAAACGCACTAAAAATGCTAAATACTTTGCTTGGGCTCGAGGCTGTAGCGAATTAGCCAGTATAGCAGACTCGACCCCCTTTGGGCTATATGTTGGGTCATTTTTGTTCTTTTACAAGTAGGTTTAACTCTTGTTTTTCATCTACGCTAAGATTTCCTAAGCGCGATTTTGACAACAACTCATCCATTCTACTCTTAAAATGCCAATCTAGTAACTTGGCAAAACTGTCTTTGAAGACCATAACCTGATTTTCTTCGGCATACTCCCAGCTTAATAATTTAGATAAATTTTTACTTTGAGGATGCTCCCTAAAATACTCTAAAACATGGGCGGTATTGGCGTCAGGCTTAGCAAGGCAAAACTGAAAAAGTTCGTTAAGAAAATCTAATCCAGGTATTTGCATATTGCCCAGTGCTGCGGGGTTCGTGTGCTGGCATTGCACTGCAATCCCAGGTTGGTCTAACAACAAACGAATCATCATTCTGACCGGTGATATCTTAGCCTTATTGAGCGCTGTAAAATCCAACTTAGCGCCGGCTTTATGTTGGTCCGCTTTTGCAACGTCTTGCTCTAAGCGATGACGATTTTGGTCGCCCATATGCTTACTTAGCTCAGAGGTCAGAATAGCGCGCTGATTCTCACCTTGTATTTGTTCAATCATAGGCATCGCTTCTGCTTTTAACGCGGCTTTACCTTCAGCACTGCCAATATGATGACGCTGAAGTAAATTATCAAAAAAGAATTTCGATAAAGGAACAGCATCAATCATTAATTTTTGCTCAAAAGCGTCTTTGCCGATTTGACGTACCAAGGTATCAGGGTCTTCACCATCGGGTAGAAATAGGAATTTCATTTCAACCCCATCTTTTAGATAGGGTAGTGCATTTTCTAATGCCCGCCAGGCTGCTTCGCGGCCTGCTCGGTCTCCATCGTAACAGCACACGACTTCACTAGTGGTACGAAAAAGCATTTGTATATGTTCGGCAGTGGTAGCGGTGCCCAGAGAGGCGACTGCATATTTTATGTCAAATTGGGCAAGGGCGACCACGTCCATATAGCCCTCAACTATCATCACGCGAGGCAAATTGCGATAAGCCTGTTTAGCTTGATAAAAGCCATAAAGCTCGTTGCCTTTATGGAAAATACGCGTTTCAGGGGAGTTAAGGTATTTAGGCGTACCGTCACCTAACACGCGGCCACCAAAGCCAACAATTCGTCCGCGTTTATCCCGAATGGGAAACATAATGCGTTCGCGGAAGAAATCAAAACGACGTCGATTATCGTTTTCTGTAATTAATTTCAGGTCAAGTAATTGTTGTTGAGCCTCTGGCGTGCGGCCGAAGGTACTTAGTACAGCATCCCACTCAGTAGGGGCATAACCAATCCCAAAGGCTTTGACAACTTCGCCACTTAACCCACGTTTCTTCAAGTAATCGATGGCTTTATCTTTATCAGCGTGCACTTTAAGCTGTTGGGAAAAGTATCGAGATACGGTTTCCATTAGCTCATAGTCGTCGGATTTTTGCTGCTTTTGCGCTGGAGTCGGCGCGGGAGTAGAGTTCTTTTCTCGGGGCACATCGATACTGTGATACTGAGCTAACTCTTCAATTGCTTCTGGAAATTCTAAACGATCGTATTCCATTAAAAAGGAAATTACGTTGCCATGAGCGCCACAACCAAAGCAGTGATAAAACTGTTTGTCTTGGCTTACGGTGAAAGAAGGACTTTTTTCATTATGAAAGGGGCAGCAAGCCTGATAGTTTCTACCCGCTTTTTTGAGCTTAACGCGATTATCCACCACTTCAACTATATCGGTGCGTGCGATAAGATCATCAATAAATTCACGAGGTATACGGCCGTTCATGTCAACTTCTCAATATAATCGTGTCACTACATAAAATGATGCAGCACAGCACTATACGTGCTCTGCTTAAACAAACAAGCCGCAAATAAATGCGGCTTGTTTACAGTAAACTATGTGGGCGCCTATAAAAACATACAGGCTATCTCAAGGGTTCTAGCTAAGCTAACTTAGCTTTTATTTGACCGCTTAATTTACCCATGTCAGCTCTACCTAATACTTTAGGTTTTAGCAACGCCATGACCTTGCCCATATCCTGCATTCCGCTTGCCTGTGTATCAACCATCGCTTGGTCAATCAAGGTGCTGATTTCTTCTTCGCTCAAAGGCTGAGGCAAAAAAGTGTGCAAGATATCGATCTCGGCAAGCTCTATCGCCACTAAATCTTGACGATTAGCTTGTCCGAACTGACTCGCAGCGTCTTTTCTCTGTTTTACCATCTTAGTAAGCAAAGCAATGACATCGCTGTCGTTGAGCTTTATACGCTCATCAACTTCACGCTGTTGAACCGCTGCTAACGCCATGCGAATAGTGCCAAGACGAATTTTGTCTTTAGCGCGCATTGCGTCTTTTTGGGCATTTTTTAAATCATCTAACAAGGACATGAAATTGACTCGAAGAAATACTTAAAATGAACCTAAGATAAAACTGCAAAGGGTGTTTGATGTTCCAAACACCCTAGGAGAGAATTAGTACAATCTTATGCGACGTGCGTTTTCGCGAGACAACTTCTTCAAAAGACGTTTTTTAGCTGCTGCTTTCTTACGCTTACGTTCCCAAGTAGGTTTTTCAAAAAATTCGCGACGACGAACTTCTGAAAGAACACCTGCTTTTTCACATGAACGTTTAAAACGACGCAACGCTACGTCAAATGGTTCGTTTTCTCTAACTTTAACGATTGGCATTAAAATCTCACCTCAAAAATAAATACTTTGTCTGCCAGCGCAAAAAATAACCGGCTCGGTTAAAAATGGTGCGGAATTTTAATCATATACGCTAACAATGTAAAGACCCGATATGGGAAATATTGGAATAGACGCTGATTATTCACTCTAATATGGTGAAATCATCCCGAGAAAGGTAGAATGTGCGCCCTAACTTAACTCGGAACACCACTTCTACTATGCGCGTTATTGGTATTGAAACATCCTGTGATGAAACAGGCATCGCCGTTTACGACGAACATCAGGGCTTATTATCCCATCAACTCTATAGTCAAGTAAAGCTGCACGCAGATTATGGTGGTGTGGTACCCGAACTCGCATCCCGAGATCATGTGCGTAAAATTGTCCCGCTTATCAAGCAAGCCTTATTAGACGCCAATTGCACTCAGAAAGACATCGATGGGATTGCGTTTACCAAAGGACCTGGATTAGTAGGCGCTTTGTTAGTGGGGTCATCTGTTGCGCGTAGTTTAGCATTCGCTTGGGATATTCCAGCAATCGGTGTGCATCATATGGAAGGGCATTTGCTCGCGCCTATGTTAGACGAACCTGCCCCCGAGTTTCCATTTGTTGCCTTACTGGTATCAGGCGGTCATTCAATGATGGTACGTGTTGATGGTATTGGCCAATATGAAATTCTGGGTGAATCTGTCGATGACGCCGCCGGTGAAGCCTTCGATAAAACTGCCAAGTTACTTGGACTGGATTATCCTGGTGGGCCATTGTTAGCTAAAATGGCAGAAAAGGGCGAAGCAGGTCATTATGCATTTCCTCGGCCGATGACAGGCCGACCAGGACTAGATTTTAGTTTTAGTGGTTTAAAAACCTTTGCGGCAAATACCATTCGAAGTTCTGACCAGTCTGAGCAAACCAAGGCGAATATTGCTTTTGCGTTTCAAGAAGCGGTAGTAGATACGCTTGCCATCAAATGTAAGCGAGCATTGAAGCAAACAGGTCTAAAAAGATTAGTGATTGCAGGCGGAGTAAGTGCTAACAAGCAACTCCGTGTTGAATTCGATTTAATGATGAAAAAGCTCCAAGGTACGGTCTTTTATCCACGCTTAGAATTTTGTACTGATAACGGTGCTATGATCGCTTACGCGGGTTTGAAACGCCTTAAAGCAGGTGAGCATGAAGGACTATCGACTAAAGCGCAGCCTCGTTGGTCTTTAGACGAATTGCCCGCCATTTAAGGTCATGCCTATAAACGACGCGCAACGCAAATGCCGATAAAATACGATGCTGCGTCGTTCAATCTAAACAATGTGATTAACGTTCTGGTGAAGAAATAAAGGAGGGATGCTTAAGGTGTTATTCCTTGGTTCTACCTTTGTCCCAGACTTTACTTTCTTGACCATTTAACAAGCGGGTAATATTTTGCTTGTGACGTACGATGATAAGTAAGCAAAGCATAGTCACAGGCACGGTATAGTCCGGTTTAATAAACCAAGTAACAATCGGTGCTAGGCTGACCGAAATTATGGCTGCCAATGATGAATAACCGCTAATAAAGATCATTACTAGCCAGCAACCAAGCAGAATACTGGATAACTCCCATCCCAAAGGCAACATCGCTCCGATGGCGGTCGCCACACCTTTTCCGCCTTTAAAGTTGAAATACAGCGGATAAATATGCCCTAAACACGCTGCTAATCCTACAAGCCCTAACACGATGGGGGATAATCCTAAAAAGTATCCCAGATAAACCGGCAGGGTGCCTTTTAATACGTCAAAAATAAGCACTAAGGCTGCGGGTAGCCTACCGCCAATACGCAGTACATTTGTGGCTCCGGGGTTATTCGAGCCCGTATTTCTTGGGTCTGGTAGCCTAAATAAACGGCAGATCAATACCGCGCTGGATATTGAGCCTAAAAGATAAGCGCTACAAAAAATTAAAATGCTAAGTGACGTCATGTACTTATGTTCTGTAAACGAGGTACAATTCTTAAAGATTACCTTAAAAGTTAACCAATAACAGCGCGGATCTTTCATGGATAAAATTTACATTGAAGGCTTAGAGGTTCAGTCTCTAATAGGCGTGTACGATTGGGAGCGGGATGCGAAGCAGAGATTACTGGTCGATATTGTATTGTTCAGTGATTTAAATAAGCCGGCGTTAAGTGACAACGTAACTGACACCCTGAATTACGCTGAAGTGGCTGATGCAGTGTCAGCCGTGGCCGAAAATAGCACATTTGCACTTATAGAAGCGTTGGCGCTGGCCATGATAGAGCAAATATTCAAACAATTTCCAGTGCAAAAAATCACCCTTAAACTAAGCAAGCCAGATATTCTGCCTACTGCGACAAATGTGGCGGTAGAGTTCACTCGTGAGCGCAAAGAATGATCAGTGAAAAGATATGTCAGCACAGTATTTTTATCAGTGTAGGTAGCAATATTAATCGAGAGCAGCATATAAAATCGGGTCTAGATGCTATGCATAGGGCGTTTGGTGATCTCACACTGTCGTCGGTTTATGAAAGCAAGTCGGTAGGGTTTGACGGCAATAATTTTTATAATTTAGTCGTGCAAGCGACCACCGAGCACTCTATTGCTGAAGTTGTTAATATTTTAAAAAACATTGAAGCGAAAAATTTACGCACACGGGAAAGTAAAAAATTTGCCCCGCGCACACTCGATCTTGATTTACTGACATTTGACGATGTCATTATGCAAGTACCTATGGAACTTCCTCGCGCGGAGATCCTATATAATGCCTTTGTATTGCAGCCACTAGCGGAAATTGCACCTGAAGTAGAACATCCGCTCGTTAAAAAAAGTTACCTTACACTTTGGCAACAATACGATAAGTCCCAACAACAGTTATGGCCAATTACATTTACATGGAGCGCTAGTCGCCAATGACTCTTACTGAAATTATTATTCTTGCAATTATCCAAGGTATTACTGAGTTTTTACCTATTTCGAGCTCAGCTCATCTTATTTTACCCTCGGTACTCTTAGGTTGGGATAATCAAGGGTTGGCGTTCGACGTCGCTGTTCACGTGGGTAGTTTACTCGCTGTTATGATTTACTTCCGTGGCGATATCGGCCGCATGCTGGTGGCTTGGTTTGGTTCAGGTTTTAGCCGCAATCAAACAGATGACAGTCGTTTAGCTTGGTGGGTTATTATTGCTACTATTCCGGCGTTAATTTTTGGTTTTGCTGGTAAAGCCTTTATTGAGGAATATGCACGTTCGGCGCTGGTAATAGCTTGCACAACCATCGGCTTCGGTTTGCTATTATGGTATGCCGACAAAAAAGCAGCACTGAATAAACATATATACGATATGACATGGAAAAGCGCTCTTATTGTGGGCATGGCGCAAGCTGTGGCGCTTATACCGGGTACGTCGCGTTCAGGGATCACCATGACTGCAGGGTTAATGCTAGGCCTTGACCGAGAGAGCGCCGCTCGCTTCTCATTTTTGTTGTCGATACCTGTGATCTTAGGTGCTGGGCTATTGGCCACTCTGGATTTAGTCAGTTCACCCGATGCCGTTGATTGGAATGCATTACTTTTTGGCGCCGCATTATCTTTTGTTAGCGCGTATGCATGTATTTATCTATTCCTAACGTGGATTTCACGTATGGGCATGACGCCATTTGTGATCTATCGCATGGTGTTAGGTGCGATCCTATTATGGTTTGTATTCGCTTAACGGCGACGAAAAAGGAGTATCAGAATGAGTGACACTATTTTTACTAAGATCATTAACAAAGACATCCCCGCAGAGATTTTATATGAAGATGATATCGCTTTGGCGTTTAAAGATATTAATCCTCAAGCGCCGATGCACTTTTTAGTTATACCGAAAAAAGCGATTGCCACTATCAATGATATTGAAAGAGAAGATCGTGAAATGGTTGGGCATTTATCATGGGTTGCGGCCCATATACTCAAAGAGCATGGTTTAGCGGAACAAGGGTTTCGAACAGTAATGAACTGTAACGAATATGGTGGACAAACTGTGTACCATATTCACTTACACGTTTTGGCTGGAAAACCCCTTGGTTGGCCGCCCTATAGTGACAAGCTAAAAATCGAGTAATCGAGTAAAAGGCAAAGTAACCAAATGAAAACGTTCCTTTGCCTTATTCAGTATTATTCGTTCTTGCTACTAAGACGTAATACTCGCGCTTTGTTGCGCTAGTTTAAGGCAAGGCTTCTTGATAAAGCTCACAACGTCCTGCTCAATTATCGGTTTAGAAAAATAGAAACCTTGAGAAAAGTGTACGCCTAGTTTTTGCAGGGCTATCGCTTGCTCTTTGGTTTCCACTCCCTCCGCCACTACTAAATAATCAAATGCATGAGCAATATTGATAACCGCCTTTACGATGGCTAAGCCGCTTGAATCTAGACGACTAATAAACGAACGATCGATTTTAACGGTATTAACGGCTAGATCTTGCATAACAGATAAAGACGAATACTCAGTACCAAAATCATCGATTGAGACTTTAATACCTCGGCTTTGTAATATTTTGATCCGGTCTATCATGATGTCTTTATCAAATGAAAAGACCGACTCGGTGATCTCTAAGTGTAATAGTGTCGGTTTGAGGCCACTGGCGAGCAGCGCTTCTTCAACAATATTTATAAAATCATCTGCCTGTAATTGGCTTACAGATACGTTGACACTCACCGCTATGGGTTTAGGCCAAGAAGCTGCGACAATACACGACCTGTTTAATACCCAAGTACCAATTTTCCGAATTAAACCGTGTTGCTCTGCGATAGGAATAAATTCCACCGGAGAAATATGCTCTTCGTCTTTTTTCCAGCGTAAAAGGGCTTCAAATGCACATATTTCACTGTTGTCAGAAGCCATTATAGGTTGAAAACACAGACTCAGTTCTTTGTTTTCCAGGGCTCTTGCTAAACCATCTTTGAGAAATTGTTCTCGGGTCAACATGCTACCCAATTCCTTTGAAAAGACCCCAGAGGTAGAAATAGCGCGCTTCTTTTGATGATACATAGCCATGTCGGCAAGCTGAATAAGCTTTAGTTCGTTGTCGGCATGTTGTGGATAAAGCGAGATACCTATTGTTGCGCCCAGAGAAAGCTGAGCATTATCAAATAAATACGCTTCTGATATAAAATCGATTAAGGTTTTTGCTTGGGCAACCGCTGCAGATTGTTGCGTATTGGGCAGGGCAATTAAGAATTCATCACCACCCCAACGACATAATAATTGTTGATCTTCGCAATGTTCTTTTAAACGCAGGGCGGTTTGCGTCAGTATCTGGTCACCAGCATCGTGACCAATGGTGTCAT
This genomic window contains:
- the dnaG gene encoding DNA primase, with the translated sequence MNGRIPREFIDDLIARTDIVEVVDNRVKLKKAGRNYQACCPFHNEKSPSFTVSQDKQFYHCFGCGAHGNVISFLMEYDRLEFPEAIEELAQYHSIDVPREKNSTPAPTPAQKQQKSDDYELMETVSRYFSQQLKVHADKDKAIDYLKKRGLSGEVVKAFGIGYAPTEWDAVLSTFGRTPEAQQQLLDLKLITENDNRRRFDFFRERIMFPIRDKRGRIVGFGGRVLGDGTPKYLNSPETRIFHKGNELYGFYQAKQAYRNLPRVMIVEGYMDVVALAQFDIKYAVASLGTATTAEHIQMLFRTTSEVVCCYDGDRAGREAAWRALENALPYLKDGVEMKFLFLPDGEDPDTLVRQIGKDAFEQKLMIDAVPLSKFFFDNLLQRHHIGSAEGKAALKAEAMPMIEQIQGENQRAILTSELSKHMGDQNRHRLEQDVAKADQHKAGAKLDFTALNKAKISPVRMMIRLLLDQPGIAVQCQHTNPAALGNMQIPGLDFLNELFQFCLAKPDANTAHVLEYFREHPQSKNLSKLLSWEYAEENQVMVFKDSFAKLLDWHFKSRMDELLSKSRLGNLSVDEKQELNLLVKEQK
- a CDS encoding GatB/YqeY domain-containing protein, with the translated sequence MSLLDDLKNAQKDAMRAKDKIRLGTIRMALAAVQQREVDERIKLNDSDVIALLTKMVKQRKDAASQFGQANRQDLVAIELAEIDILHTFLPQPLSEEEISTLIDQAMVDTQASGMQDMGKVMALLKPKVLGRADMGKLSGQIKAKLA
- the rpsU gene encoding 30S ribosomal protein S21, whose protein sequence is MPIVKVRENEPFDVALRRFKRSCEKAGVLSEVRRREFFEKPTWERKRKKAAAKKRLLKKLSRENARRIRLY
- the tsaD gene encoding tRNA (adenosine(37)-N6)-threonylcarbamoyltransferase complex transferase subunit TsaD, with protein sequence MRVIGIETSCDETGIAVYDEHQGLLSHQLYSQVKLHADYGGVVPELASRDHVRKIVPLIKQALLDANCTQKDIDGIAFTKGPGLVGALLVGSSVARSLAFAWDIPAIGVHHMEGHLLAPMLDEPAPEFPFVALLVSGGHSMMVRVDGIGQYEILGESVDDAAGEAFDKTAKLLGLDYPGGPLLAKMAEKGEAGHYAFPRPMTGRPGLDFSFSGLKTFAANTIRSSDQSEQTKANIAFAFQEAVVDTLAIKCKRALKQTGLKRLVIAGGVSANKQLRVEFDLMMKKLQGTVFYPRLEFCTDNGAMIAYAGLKRLKAGEHEGLSTKAQPRWSLDELPAI
- the plsY gene encoding glycerol-3-phosphate 1-O-acyltransferase PlsY, whose product is MTSLSILIFCSAYLLGSISSAVLICRLFRLPDPRNTGSNNPGATNVLRIGGRLPAALVLIFDVLKGTLPVYLGYFLGLSPIVLGLVGLAACLGHIYPLYFNFKGGKGVATAIGAMLPLGWELSSILLGCWLVMIFISGYSSLAAIISVSLAPIVTWFIKPDYTVPVTMLCLLIIVRHKQNITRLLNGQESKVWDKGRTKE
- the folB gene encoding dihydroneopterin aldolase — protein: MDKIYIEGLEVQSLIGVYDWERDAKQRLLVDIVLFSDLNKPALSDNVTDTLNYAEVADAVSAVAENSTFALIEALALAMIEQIFKQFPVQKITLKLSKPDILPTATNVAVEFTRERKE
- the folK gene encoding 2-amino-4-hydroxy-6-hydroxymethyldihydropteridine diphosphokinase codes for the protein MISEKICQHSIFISVGSNINREQHIKSGLDAMHRAFGDLTLSSVYESKSVGFDGNNFYNLVVQATTEHSIAEVVNILKNIEAKNLRTRESKKFAPRTLDLDLLTFDDVIMQVPMELPRAEILYNAFVLQPLAEIAPEVEHPLVKKSYLTLWQQYDKSQQQLWPITFTWSASRQ
- a CDS encoding undecaprenyl-diphosphate phosphatase, with translation MTLTEIIILAIIQGITEFLPISSSAHLILPSVLLGWDNQGLAFDVAVHVGSLLAVMIYFRGDIGRMLVAWFGSGFSRNQTDDSRLAWWVIIATIPALIFGFAGKAFIEEYARSALVIACTTIGFGLLLWYADKKAALNKHIYDMTWKSALIVGMAQAVALIPGTSRSGITMTAGLMLGLDRESAARFSFLLSIPVILGAGLLATLDLVSSPDAVDWNALLFGAALSFVSAYACIYLFLTWISRMGMTPFVIYRMVLGAILLWFVFA
- a CDS encoding histidine triad nucleotide-binding protein — its product is MSDTIFTKIINKDIPAEILYEDDIALAFKDINPQAPMHFLVIPKKAIATINDIEREDREMVGHLSWVAAHILKEHGLAEQGFRTVMNCNEYGGQTVYHIHLHVLAGKPLGWPPYSDKLKIE
- a CDS encoding bifunctional diguanylate cyclase/phosphodiesterase, producing the protein MLYQNSIGGILVSFFAATMLVFAFDNSNLASFKYAWWAVMVVVIIIRFIDSTWWRIKQKGQEYDGRRAILRFITGTFATAIMWCVYCLGVYSTADTVELASTIIIVAAMAGGAASVLAAHKKTAMAYSFILLVPFSIALLLSNDDYRQVLGVLGISFGLVMSISAKKAAEFTSQAIRLKNENALLVQHMEAQVEKRTRKIYELSNLDPLTGLFNRTAFLNHLKSTLNTCIEKHQPMALLFIDLDGFKKINDTIGHDAGDQILTQTALRLKEHCEDQQLLCRWGGDEFLIALPNTQQSAAVAQAKTLIDFISEAYLFDNAQLSLGATIGISLYPQHADNELKLIQLADMAMYHQKKRAISTSGVFSKELGSMLTREQFLKDGLARALENKELSLCFQPIMASDNSEICAFEALLRWKKDEEHISPVEFIPIAEQHGLIRKIGTWVLNRSCIVAASWPKPIAVSVNVSVSQLQADDFINIVEEALLASGLKPTLLHLEITESVFSFDKDIMIDRIKILQSRGIKVSIDDFGTEYSSLSVMQDLAVNTVKIDRSFISRLDSSGLAIVKAVINIAHAFDYLVVAEGVETKEQAIALQKLGVHFSQGFYFSKPIIEQDVVSFIKKPCLKLAQQSASITS